A region of the Microcystis aeruginosa FD4 genome:
TTTTTCGTCGTTTTGGGGACAAATCCCAACCATAACCGCAGAAGTTGGGTAGTTTGGCGAGAAGAGGGCAAATATCCCAATTTAATTATCGAAATTCTCTCCGATAGTACCGCCAAAGTTGACCGAGAGGAGAAAAAACAAATTTATCAAGATATATTTCGCACTCCCGATTATTTTTGGTTTGACCCAGAAAGCTTAGAATTTGAAGGATTTACCCTAATTAGCGGTCAATATCAACCGATTACCCCCAATGCCCAGGGATGGCTCTGGAGTCAACAATTAGGCTTATATTTGGGTTTATCTGCCAATAAATTGCGCTATTTTACCCCCGAAGGCGAATTAGTACCCACTCCCGCAGAAGCGGCACAACAGGCGGAAAACCA
Encoded here:
- a CDS encoding Uma2 family endonuclease, translated to MTIAQSLPLVESHVNPEIIFPEGEFWSHEPPLESNLHLQQIILLIQCLKWWWREREDYFAADNLTIYYSPHQKKSEFCPGPDFFVVLGTNPNHNRRSWVVWREEGKYPNLIIEILSDSTAKVDREEKKQIYQDIFRTPDYFWFDPESLEFEGFTLISGQYQPITPNAQGWLWSQQLGLYLGLSANKLRYFTPEGELVPTPAEAAQQAENQVEQERQKSAKLAAKLRELGINPDENL